The following proteins are encoded in a genomic region of Methylobacterium tardum:
- a CDS encoding HWE histidine kinase domain-containing protein — protein MTIFASPASFNTVQLQSFEDLARLAAELCQTTHAVIRLVQDGATHLHACYSRATDRLRLDETACTGPVDHDGIVTVPDLQQDPQLARSQIASGDVQARFYAAVPLRSAQGAMLGSLCVLDPQPRPGGLNPAQQSCFASLARQVVTLLETRHAAQEHRAQQILQARILDSATDYAIIATDPQGRVTRWNVGAERILGWREDEMLGDPADVFFTPEDRAAGQPDTERALALRDGRAPDERWHLRKDGSRFWASGEMMPLKDEAGTVQGFLKILRDRSQQRADAAALDKVQDQLRLAIAATDLGIFDFDLISGDLGWDARVHALFGLPPDAPVSYDVFLAGLHPDDRDRVDRAVEAALDPAGDGTYDIAYRTIGLEDGVERWIAAKGQVFFAQGRATRFIGTVRDISDVKRAEDHQRLLTGELQHRIKNTLAMVQAIANQTLRSAKDLGEAREAFAGRLISLGRAHDILTQVSWTAAPISEVIEGALLVHRQTSVPRIRISGPNVLLAAKPALSLALALHELATNAAKYGALSNDSGSVELRWDVVHEGAAPRFRLTWSEQDGPPIVGPPARRGFGSRLIERSFAPESGGVVTLTYPPTGLICRIEVPLASMQEQLVVADA, from the coding sequence ATGACAATATTTGCCTCCCCCGCGTCCTTTAACACCGTCCAGTTGCAGAGCTTCGAGGATCTCGCGCGCCTCGCGGCCGAACTCTGTCAGACAACGCACGCCGTGATCCGCCTGGTTCAAGACGGCGCGACGCACCTGCACGCCTGCTACAGCCGCGCGACCGACCGGTTGCGACTGGACGAGACCGCCTGCACCGGACCTGTCGATCACGACGGCATCGTCACGGTGCCGGATCTGCAGCAGGATCCGCAGCTCGCCCGAAGCCAGATCGCGTCCGGCGACGTGCAGGCGCGCTTCTACGCGGCGGTCCCGTTGCGAAGCGCCCAGGGCGCTATGCTCGGCTCGCTATGCGTACTCGACCCTCAACCACGCCCCGGCGGTCTGAACCCGGCGCAACAGAGCTGTTTCGCCAGCCTCGCTCGCCAAGTAGTCACGCTTCTCGAGACCCGGCACGCCGCGCAGGAGCATCGAGCACAGCAGATCCTGCAGGCCCGTATTCTCGACAGCGCGACGGATTACGCGATTATCGCGACCGACCCGCAGGGGCGGGTAACCCGCTGGAACGTCGGCGCTGAGCGGATCCTCGGCTGGCGCGAGGACGAGATGCTGGGCGACCCCGCCGACGTGTTCTTCACGCCGGAAGATCGCGCCGCTGGCCAGCCCGACACGGAAAGAGCCTTGGCGCTTCGCGACGGTCGCGCGCCCGACGAGCGTTGGCACCTGCGCAAGGACGGCTCACGCTTCTGGGCAAGCGGTGAGATGATGCCGCTCAAGGACGAGGCGGGCACCGTCCAGGGCTTCCTCAAGATCCTGCGCGACCGCTCTCAGCAGCGCGCCGATGCAGCGGCGCTGGACAAAGTTCAAGACCAGCTCCGCCTTGCCATCGCCGCGACCGATCTCGGCATCTTCGACTTCGACCTGATCTCGGGCGACCTCGGCTGGGACGCCCGTGTGCACGCGCTGTTCGGTCTGCCGCCAGACGCGCCAGTCTCGTACGACGTCTTCCTGGCCGGCCTGCACCCGGACGACCGCGATCGAGTCGACCGGGCGGTGGAAGCCGCCCTCGATCCGGCGGGCGACGGCACTTACGACATTGCCTACCGCACCATCGGCCTTGAAGACGGCGTGGAGCGCTGGATCGCCGCCAAGGGGCAGGTGTTCTTCGCCCAGGGACGCGCAACACGCTTCATCGGCACCGTGCGCGACATCAGCGACGTCAAGCGGGCCGAGGATCACCAGCGCCTGCTCACCGGCGAACTCCAACACCGGATCAAGAACACGCTGGCGATGGTCCAGGCGATCGCCAACCAGACCCTGCGCAGTGCCAAGGACCTCGGCGAGGCGCGCGAGGCCTTCGCCGGGCGGCTGATCTCGCTCGGCCGCGCGCACGACATCCTGACCCAGGTCAGTTGGACGGCCGCGCCGATTAGCGAGGTCATCGAGGGGGCGCTTCTCGTCCATCGTCAGACCAGCGTCCCACGGATCCGCATCAGCGGCCCGAACGTGTTGCTGGCGGCGAAACCGGCCTTGTCCTTGGCGCTGGCCCTGCACGAACTCGCGACGAACGCGGCCAAGTACGGGGCGCTCTCAAACGACAGCGGGTCGGTCGAACTGCGCTGGGACGTGGTGCATGAGGGCGCAGCGCCCCGCTTCCGCCTGACATGGTCCGAGCAGGATGGTCCACCCATCGTCGGCCCGCCGGCCCGACGCGGCTTCGGCTCGCGCCTGATCGAGCGCAGCTTCGCGCCCGAGAGCGGCGGCGTGGTGACGCTGACCTACCCGCCGACCGGCCTGATCTGCCGGATCGAGGTTCCGCTCGCCTCGATGCAGGAGCAGCTCGTTGTGGCCGACGCCTAA